The Victivallis sp. Marseille-Q1083 genome has a window encoding:
- a CDS encoding uroporphyrinogen decarboxylase family protein: MNKREVVTLAMRHRPVPYVPWQINLTLEAQRLLAGHFRTDDVDRALDNHLLQLGGFDDYFRPVGGDCVEDYFGVVWDRSQDRDIGIVRNQLLPEPTLRGYEFPDPLDGRFFAGLESRIAADGDRFRGFNLGFSLVERAWTLRGGMEDLLMDLYLHPEFVRDLLRAVADYNIAHMRQAVKYDIDCIHFGDDWGQQHGLIMGYPLWKEFFYPELKRMYAVGVEAGKFVSIHSCGDVDELFDDLLEIGLNSFNPFQPEVMEVHGLLQRYHGRLCFYGGVSTQRTLPYGKKADVAAEVEALLQAGADGGLIVSPAHAVESDVPLANLLTLIEVLQAQPGYGGGTK; this comes from the coding sequence ATGAACAAACGTGAAGTCGTAACCTTGGCCATGCGCCACCGGCCTGTGCCGTATGTGCCGTGGCAGATCAATTTGACGCTGGAAGCGCAGCGGCTGCTGGCCGGACATTTCCGGACCGATGACGTCGACCGGGCGCTGGACAACCATCTGCTGCAACTGGGCGGATTTGACGATTATTTCCGGCCGGTCGGCGGCGATTGCGTCGAAGATTATTTCGGGGTGGTCTGGGACCGGAGCCAGGACAGGGATATCGGCATTGTCAGAAATCAGTTGCTGCCGGAGCCGACGCTGCGCGGCTATGAATTTCCCGATCCGCTGGACGGGCGTTTCTTCGCCGGTCTGGAAAGCCGGATTGCGGCGGACGGAGACCGCTTCCGGGGATTCAATTTGGGATTTTCACTGGTCGAACGGGCCTGGACGCTGCGGGGCGGCATGGAAGATCTGCTGATGGATCTTTATCTGCACCCGGAGTTCGTCAGGGATTTGCTGCGGGCGGTGGCCGACTACAACATCGCCCACATGCGTCAGGCGGTGAAATACGACATCGACTGCATTCATTTCGGTGACGATTGGGGACAGCAGCACGGGTTGATTATGGGATATCCCTTGTGGAAGGAGTTCTTCTATCCCGAGCTGAAGCGGATGTACGCGGTCGGCGTGGAGGCGGGCAAATTCGTCAGCATCCACTCCTGCGGCGATGTCGATGAACTTTTCGACGATCTGCTGGAAATCGGTCTGAACTCTTTCAATCCGTTCCAGCCGGAAGTGATGGAAGTGCACGGTTTATTGCAGCGCTACCACGGCCGGCTCTGCTTTTACGGCGGGGTTTCCACCCAGCGAACTTTACCGTATGGCAAAAAGGCGGATGTGGCGGCGGAAGTCGAGGCGCTGCTGCAGGCCGGCGCCGACGGCGGGCTGATCGTTTCACCCGCCCATGCGGTGGAAAGCGACGTACCGCTGGCGAATTTGTTGACGCTGATCGAGGTGCTGCAGGCGCAGCCGGGGTACGGCGGCGGGACGAAGTAG
- a CDS encoding putative glycoside hydrolase yields MKLSRFLMAGLVVVCSWTARAAEAVLELNRNTKVHCADGVVELTRNRQSIKFQPNIKHNNEWVPLGMPRSEPQFQNPGSYNELILEYDVPANRTFRLSVKTFPNFSGALIDGRLVNDSESNVVEYYFWSWHLDTTSYVVPEGDLLRRQQFDQTKDSTLDHAPFVYLPFDRSIGGLAMVPNGVIGYQYEPGGNSFLYERAIEHDQELPPGGYYQNAFGAALVADTEEAAAFYRQVSPYASFGAASSSVADYGKPAPEWLADCRTLAGYYRPWSVEDGKFWSDEVLDTRLKDFSVIIGSQPNAEILERVHQRGKKLLFYVIYTCFLDTKEQVATGGRVYEEWTESYLNEERDLADHPDWVCIDEKGERFHDLWGTMHNHMGLFYTCLHQDGVQEAALRQVAKLMELGYDGIFIDLAGPTVECYGDKFGIHKHAEPQKTNTDKYYELLDKIYALVKSYGDDRAVILNGPIASNWPRGDALMWEAAVFAGGDGKLNQTPSELVLLGKRYSEARKHGKMLLPLVSLPEKNVLDNAMFSYAYAMVFDLCWTDYTALWDLDREGAEVLYALQAGEPEGDGSEVHPGVWRRDFSNGTFFWSVARQPVTLELPVQELTPEVVGNGHLASMADGGLKITIPAMSGCFVQKKTLESVPEPAGEAGGPPAGLPPPAAAPVAEDAAAEVIMID; encoded by the coding sequence ATGAAGTTGAGCAGGTTTTTGATGGCCGGACTGGTGGTGGTTTGCAGTTGGACGGCCCGGGCGGCGGAAGCGGTGTTGGAATTGAACCGCAACACCAAGGTGCATTGTGCCGACGGCGTCGTCGAATTGACGCGGAACCGGCAGAGCATCAAGTTTCAACCCAACATCAAGCATAACAACGAATGGGTGCCGCTCGGCATGCCGCGCAGCGAGCCGCAATTCCAGAATCCCGGCAGCTACAACGAGTTGATCCTCGAATACGATGTGCCGGCCAACCGGACTTTCCGGCTCAGCGTGAAGACCTTTCCGAATTTCAGCGGCGCGCTGATCGATGGCCGGTTGGTCAACGACAGCGAATCGAATGTTGTCGAATATTATTTCTGGAGCTGGCACCTGGATACCACCAGCTATGTGGTGCCGGAAGGGGATTTGCTGCGGCGTCAACAGTTCGACCAGACGAAGGACAGCACGCTCGATCACGCGCCGTTCGTCTACCTGCCGTTCGACCGTTCGATCGGCGGCCTGGCGATGGTGCCGAACGGCGTCATCGGCTATCAGTACGAACCCGGCGGTAACAGTTTCCTCTACGAACGGGCGATTGAACACGACCAGGAACTGCCGCCCGGCGGTTACTATCAGAACGCTTTCGGCGCCGCTCTGGTCGCCGACACCGAAGAGGCGGCGGCTTTTTACCGGCAGGTTTCGCCCTATGCGTCGTTCGGAGCCGCCTCGTCGTCGGTGGCCGACTACGGTAAGCCGGCGCCGGAATGGCTGGCCGATTGCCGGACCTTGGCCGGTTACTACCGGCCGTGGAGCGTCGAGGACGGCAAATTCTGGAGCGATGAGGTATTGGATACCCGGCTGAAGGATTTTTCGGTGATCATCGGTTCCCAGCCGAATGCGGAGATTCTGGAGCGGGTCCACCAGCGCGGCAAGAAACTGCTGTTCTACGTCATCTACACCTGTTTCCTGGACACGAAGGAACAGGTGGCCACCGGCGGGCGGGTTTACGAAGAGTGGACCGAATCGTATCTCAACGAGGAACGCGACCTGGCCGATCATCCGGACTGGGTGTGTATCGATGAAAAAGGCGAACGTTTCCATGACCTGTGGGGAACGATGCACAACCATATGGGGTTGTTCTACACCTGTCTGCACCAGGACGGCGTGCAGGAGGCCGCTTTGCGCCAGGTGGCCAAACTGATGGAACTGGGGTATGACGGCATTTTCATCGATCTGGCCGGCCCGACCGTCGAGTGCTACGGCGACAAATTCGGCATCCATAAGCACGCCGAGCCGCAGAAAACCAATACCGACAAATATTACGAATTGCTGGATAAAATTTACGCGCTGGTGAAATCCTATGGCGATGATCGGGCGGTCATCCTCAACGGACCGATCGCCTCGAACTGGCCGCGCGGCGATGCGCTGATGTGGGAAGCGGCGGTGTTTGCCGGCGGCGACGGCAAGTTGAACCAGACGCCGTCGGAGCTGGTGTTGCTTGGCAAGCGTTATTCGGAAGCGCGCAAACACGGCAAAATGTTGCTGCCGCTGGTCAGTCTGCCGGAGAAAAACGTGCTTGACAATGCGATGTTCTCCTATGCGTATGCGATGGTTTTCGATTTGTGCTGGACCGATTATACCGCGCTGTGGGATCTGGACCGGGAAGGGGCGGAAGTGCTGTATGCGTTGCAGGCCGGTGAACCGGAGGGTGACGGCAGCGAAGTGCATCCCGGCGTCTGGCGGCGCGATTTCAGCAACGGCACGTTCTTCTGGAGCGTGGCGCGCCAGCCGGTGACGCTGGAACTGCCGGTGCAGGAATTGACGCCGGAAGTGGTCGGCAACGGTCATCTGGCGTCGATGGCGGACGGTGGTTTGAAGATCACCATCCCGGCGATGAGCGGTTGTTTCGTTCAGAAGAAAACGCTGGAAAGCGTGCCGGAACCGGCGGGCGAAGCGGGGGGGCCGCCCGCCGGCCTGCCGCCGCCCGCTGCCGCGCCGGTGGCGGAGGATGCGGCGGCAGAGGTTATCATGATCGACTGA
- a CDS encoding putative glycoside hydrolase, translated as MRWCQTILLLIAALYGSSAAAADGEFLQLNARARIHCNGAGVALTNGARTIEFQPNIGYNNNWISLGSPRREPQFHNPGNYNEWVLEYDVPGGRIFRLAVKTFQELDGIVVDGRLINGNESNIVEYFFWSWHMDATDYVVPDGEAMRRQPFDRTVDNKLDHVPFVFLPFDRSAGGLAVAANGIVGYQYEPDGDSFLYERAIEHDQELPPGGCYHNAFGAGLVADAGEAAAFYRQGSSYVSFGVASSSVVDYGRPGPEWLTGCRSLAGYYRPWSVEDGKFWNDEVLDTRLKDFSVIIGSQPNPDILARVHRRGKKLLYYVGNTCYLDAEAQLAGGREVFDEWRESVLSDERLLDNHPDWVCIDENGERFHDLWGTMHGHMGLFYNCLHQDGVQEAALRQVAGLMELGYDGIFVDLAGPTVECYGDKFGIHSHAEPEKSNTDKYFELLDKMYALVKSYGDDRAVILNGPIASHWPRADALMWESAVWVGGTSRELNQTPAELVLLGKRYAEARKHGKLLLPLVYLPENDPDVFNKAMFSYAYAMIFDLCWTDYTALWDRDAAKAAGLYGLQLGEPENDGAEAQPGVWRRDFSRGTIFWNVSRRPAEFSWPAAERKPDVIGAGTIAPAGEGGWRLIVPSLGGCFLKK; from the coding sequence ATGAGATGGTGTCAAACGATTTTACTGTTGATTGCCGCCTTGTACGGCAGCTCCGCCGCGGCTGCGGACGGTGAATTTCTGCAATTGAATGCCCGGGCGCGGATTCATTGTAACGGGGCCGGGGTTGCGCTGACGAACGGCGCCCGGACGATCGAATTCCAACCGAATATCGGCTATAACAACAATTGGATTTCCCTCGGTTCGCCGCGCCGGGAACCGCAGTTCCACAATCCCGGCAATTATAATGAATGGGTGTTGGAATACGACGTGCCGGGCGGCCGTATTTTCCGGTTGGCGGTGAAGACTTTTCAGGAGCTGGACGGCATCGTCGTCGACGGCCGGCTGATCAACGGCAATGAATCGAATATCGTCGAGTATTTCTTCTGGAGCTGGCATATGGACGCTACCGACTATGTGGTTCCGGATGGCGAGGCGATGCGCCGCCAGCCGTTCGACCGCACTGTTGACAACAAGCTGGACCATGTGCCGTTCGTTTTTCTGCCGTTCGATCGGTCCGCCGGCGGTTTGGCGGTCGCCGCCAACGGCATTGTCGGCTATCAGTATGAACCGGACGGCGACAGTTTTCTCTATGAACGGGCGATTGAGCACGACCAGGAACTGCCGCCGGGCGGCTGTTATCACAATGCCTTCGGCGCCGGTTTGGTCGCCGATGCCGGAGAGGCGGCGGCATTTTATCGGCAGGGGTCTTCCTATGTGTCGTTCGGAGTCGCCTCGTCGTCAGTGGTTGACTACGGCAGGCCGGGACCGGAGTGGCTGACCGGCTGCCGGTCGCTGGCCGGTTATTACCGGCCGTGGAGCGTCGAAGATGGCAAATTCTGGAACGATGAGGTGCTGGATACCCGGCTGAAGGATTTTTCGGTGATCATCGGTTCGCAGCCGAATCCCGACATTCTGGCGCGGGTCCACCGGCGCGGCAAAAAATTGCTGTATTACGTCGGCAACACCTGTTATCTGGACGCCGAAGCGCAGTTGGCCGGCGGCCGGGAGGTGTTCGACGAATGGCGGGAGTCGGTGCTCAGTGACGAGCGGCTGCTCGACAATCATCCCGATTGGGTCTGCATCGACGAAAACGGTGAGCGGTTCCACGATTTGTGGGGGACGATGCACGGTCATATGGGGTTGTTTTACAACTGTCTGCACCAGGATGGTGTGCAGGAGGCCGCGTTGCGCCAGGTGGCCGGATTGATGGAGCTGGGCTATGACGGTATTTTTGTCGACCTGGCCGGTCCGACCGTCGAGTGTTACGGCGACAAATTCGGCATCCACAGTCACGCCGAACCGGAGAAGAGCAATACCGACAAATATTTCGAACTGCTGGATAAAATGTATGCGCTGGTGAAATCTTACGGCGACGACCGGGCGGTGATCCTCAATGGGCCGATCGCTTCGCATTGGCCGCGGGCGGATGCGCTGATGTGGGAATCGGCGGTCTGGGTGGGGGGCACCAGCCGGGAGTTGAATCAGACGCCGGCTGAACTGGTATTGCTGGGAAAACGTTATGCGGAAGCGCGCAAACACGGCAAGCTGCTGCTGCCGCTGGTCTATCTGCCTGAAAATGATCCGGACGTCTTCAATAAAGCGATGTTTTCCTACGCCTATGCGATGATATTCGATTTGTGCTGGACCGACTATACCGCGCTGTGGGACCGCGATGCCGCGAAAGCGGCCGGGCTTTACGGCCTGCAGCTTGGCGAACCGGAGAATGACGGCGCGGAAGCGCAGCCCGGCGTCTGGCGGCGCGATTTCAGCCGCGGGACGATTTTCTGGAATGTTTCGCGCCGGCCGGCTGAATTCAGTTGGCCGGCGGCGGAACGTAAACCGGACGTGATTGGAGCGGGCACGATTGCCCCGGCGGGGGAGGGCGGTTGGCGGCTGATCGTTCCGTCGCTCGGCGGCTGCTTCCTGAAAAAGTGA
- a CDS encoding DUF4838 domain-containing protein: MRYGFSLRRLAAAGGIFWSGGLSALEIADRGRSDYAIVVAADAIPAEKTAAAELQRYVKALSGVELPIVGEPRQDGKHILIGRSPAALELLGDTPETAAWLKRDDAIIIETVDGNLILSGARPRGTLYAVYTLLERFWQVRFWTSTEESVPAVEQLGLPDRLSVRYAPQFLGREVHYWEPNHAPQFAVKLKSNGHFQEIPVEWGGHLTLLGFVHTMGNLLPASQYFEDHPDWYALDESGARNGEQPCWSNPAMLDALKTAVLKELREHPDTKIISVSQNDGWLRCHCDACAQIEAEEGSPAGPIIRAVNAVAAAIEPEFPEVLVETLAYVYSQTPPAKVKPRRNVLIRLCCYQNDFCRPYDSAANETFRQDFLKWKAISSQLAIWNYVTNFSNYLIPHPNTRHLGDDLRFFADNKVATVFEQGDIGSGICGDFVQMRAWVVAQLLWDPYQDQRQLMQEFLNGYYSPAAGEKLLAVIDLMTEEFAGRNKPLGCYRGDVNDWLSFETLQTALRLFDEAAAALADRPAEQREVLAKRLRRARLPYDLALVCHPLSSAWNGSLSETEYAARLALWEDIKATYQAYQVTNLGEIPRIDELYRQVPALLAGPKRLKRSGEVPEFCKGLPEREWFEFSADNFALAKEGLWTFPAADERSPYGKTVRMPNNHIQWAVNLPLPELLAAGLTAAENRWRVWISVRAEGSNPEGVAILAGVYDAANRKDQPQTRKLGELDGYHWIDLGEISLGPSMSVYAAPVISEGVDNIYIDRIILARQPKQ; encoded by the coding sequence ATGAGGTACGGTTTTTCTCTGCGGCGGTTGGCGGCGGCGGGCGGAATATTTTGGAGTGGAGGTCTGTCGGCTCTGGAGATTGCCGATCGCGGCCGCAGCGATTATGCGATCGTCGTCGCCGCCGATGCGATTCCGGCGGAAAAGACGGCGGCGGCCGAGTTGCAGCGTTATGTCAAAGCGTTGTCCGGCGTGGAGTTGCCGATCGTCGGCGAACCGCGGCAGGACGGCAAACATATTTTAATCGGCCGCTCGCCGGCCGCGCTGGAATTGCTCGGGGATACGCCGGAAACGGCCGCCTGGTTGAAAAGAGATGATGCGATCATCATCGAAACGGTGGACGGTAACCTGATTTTGAGCGGCGCCCGGCCGCGCGGCACTTTGTATGCGGTTTATACGCTGCTGGAACGGTTCTGGCAGGTGCGTTTCTGGACTTCGACCGAAGAGTCGGTTCCGGCGGTGGAGCAACTCGGCCTGCCGGACCGGCTTTCAGTGCGTTATGCGCCGCAATTCCTCGGTCGGGAGGTGCATTACTGGGAACCGAACCATGCGCCGCAGTTCGCGGTGAAGCTGAAGAGTAACGGTCATTTTCAGGAAATTCCGGTGGAGTGGGGCGGTCATTTGACGCTGCTCGGGTTCGTTCATACGATGGGGAACCTGCTGCCGGCTTCGCAATATTTCGAGGATCATCCCGACTGGTATGCGCTCGACGAATCCGGCGCCCGCAATGGCGAACAGCCCTGCTGGAGCAATCCGGCCATGCTGGACGCGTTGAAAACGGCGGTGCTGAAAGAGCTGCGCGAACATCCCGATACGAAGATCATCTCGGTCAGTCAGAACGACGGCTGGTTGCGCTGCCATTGCGACGCCTGCGCGCAGATCGAAGCGGAAGAAGGTTCGCCGGCCGGTCCGATCATCCGGGCGGTCAATGCGGTTGCTGCCGCCATTGAGCCGGAATTTCCGGAGGTGCTGGTCGAAACGCTGGCTTACGTTTACTCCCAGACGCCGCCGGCCAAAGTCAAGCCGCGCCGGAACGTGCTGATCCGTCTCTGCTGCTATCAGAATGATTTTTGCCGGCCTTACGATTCGGCCGCCAACGAGACGTTCCGGCAGGATTTCCTGAAGTGGAAGGCGATTTCATCGCAGTTGGCGATCTGGAACTACGTGACCAACTTTTCCAACTATCTGATTCCGCACCCGAACACGCGTCATCTGGGCGACGATTTGCGCTTTTTCGCCGACAACAAGGTGGCGACTGTTTTCGAACAGGGCGATATCGGCTCGGGAATTTGCGGTGACTTCGTGCAGATGCGGGCCTGGGTGGTCGCCCAACTGCTGTGGGACCCGTACCAGGACCAGCGGCAGTTGATGCAAGAGTTTCTGAACGGTTACTATTCGCCGGCCGCCGGCGAAAAATTGCTCGCGGTCATCGACTTGATGACGGAAGAGTTCGCCGGGCGGAACAAGCCGCTCGGCTGCTATCGCGGCGATGTCAACGACTGGCTGTCGTTTGAGACGCTGCAGACGGCGTTGCGGCTGTTCGACGAGGCGGCCGCGGCCTTGGCCGACCGGCCGGCGGAGCAGCGGGAGGTGCTGGCGAAACGGCTGCGCCGGGCCCGGCTGCCGTATGACCTGGCGCTGGTCTGCCACCCGTTGTCGTCGGCCTGGAACGGCAGCTTGAGCGAAACGGAGTACGCCGCGCGCCTGGCGCTCTGGGAGGATATCAAAGCGACCTACCAGGCTTACCAGGTGACCAATCTCGGTGAGATTCCCCGGATCGACGAATTGTACCGGCAGGTGCCGGCGCTGTTGGCCGGGCCGAAACGGTTGAAGCGTTCCGGCGAGGTGCCGGAGTTTTGTAAAGGTTTGCCGGAGCGGGAATGGTTTGAATTTTCCGCCGACAATTTCGCGCTGGCGAAAGAGGGACTCTGGACTTTTCCGGCCGCGGATGAACGTTCGCCGTACGGCAAGACGGTCCGGATGCCGAACAACCATATCCAGTGGGCGGTCAACCTGCCGCTGCCGGAGTTGCTGGCCGCCGGCCTGACGGCGGCGGAAAATCGTTGGCGGGTCTGGATCAGCGTGCGGGCCGAGGGGAGCAACCCGGAAGGAGTGGCGATTCTGGCCGGCGTTTACGATGCCGCCAACCGTAAGGATCAGCCGCAGACGCGCAAGCTGGGCGAATTGGACGGTTATCACTGGATCGATCTTGGCGAAATCAGCCTTGGTCCGAGCATGTCGGTCTATGCGGCTCCGGTCATCAGTGAAGGTGTCGACAATATCTACATCGACCGGATCATTCTGGCGCGTCAGCCGAAGCAATAG
- a CDS encoding radical SAM protein, giving the protein MFDYYFEASSKNDNIGGDMTKKTVKKQNAHEEISNIPIRKNGAPPPYHVFEVFNDFFCFDTSTKALYKIDEVSYILLAKCLEGVSIQKASTWVLTEGRFDATDVDSAAREIMLLAHNGLFDVPNYKFTDEELEISFAKYYENFSISSIILAMSESCNLACRYCYCGDRLHTRNISRANIRESIHWMLENSGDNQELELVFFGGEPLMNRSGIEYAIDYSTEIGKCYSKSFKYRMTSNVTLIDDKIADFLVKNKVQVLVSLDGPQEIHDMQCPTVAGGGSFEMASAGAKRLLQRQKNVAVRSTVTSPVTNIEMLLKFYEEFGFSSLNIA; this is encoded by the coding sequence ATGTTTGATTATTATTTTGAGGCCAGTTCTAAAAATGATAATATCGGAGGGGATATGACTAAAAAAACTGTAAAAAAACAAAATGCTCATGAAGAAATAAGTAATATTCCAATTCGTAAAAATGGAGCACCTCCTCCCTATCATGTATTTGAAGTATTTAATGATTTTTTTTGTTTTGATACTTCAACTAAAGCTCTTTACAAAATCGATGAAGTGAGTTATATACTTCTTGCCAAGTGTCTTGAAGGTGTTTCTATTCAGAAAGCGAGCACGTGGGTACTTACAGAGGGACGTTTTGATGCTACTGACGTGGATAGTGCTGCTCGTGAAATAATGCTTCTTGCACATAATGGATTATTTGATGTGCCGAATTATAAGTTTACTGACGAGGAACTTGAAATTTCATTTGCAAAATATTATGAGAACTTTTCTATTTCAAGTATAATCCTTGCAATGTCTGAGTCATGTAATCTTGCTTGTAGATATTGCTATTGTGGGGATCGATTGCATACCAGAAATATATCGCGCGCAAACATTAGGGAGTCAATTCACTGGATGTTGGAAAATTCGGGAGATAATCAGGAATTAGAGCTGGTATTTTTTGGGGGAGAACCATTGATGAACAGATCTGGCATTGAATATGCTATAGACTATAGTACTGAAATAGGCAAATGTTATAGTAAGAGTTTTAAATACCGAATGACATCAAACGTTACTTTGATTGACGACAAAATTGCTGATTTTCTCGTAAAAAATAAAGTACAAGTTTTAGTGAGTCTTGATGGCCCGCAAGAAATTCATGATATGCAATGTCCGACAGTTGCTGGAGGTGGATCTTTTGAAATGGCTTCTGCTGGAGCAAAAAGGTTATTGCAACGTCAAAAAAATGTTGCAGTGCGGAGTACTGTAACTTCTCCTGTAACTAATATTGAAATGTTACTTAAATTTTATGAAGAGTTTGGTTTTTCTAGCCTGAATATTGCGTAA
- a CDS encoding transposase, giving the protein MTKCNVSIPVFQGPKSRKIEFNFAGGDISSDGGLLFVKEFDRKPGLTRRAGNLLDSFDIRQPGKVEHSYLSMLRQRVFGLVAGHEDLNDHHELRTDPLIQTVVGRDRQLATPSTLCRFENGIDRRACVDLSRLFVEFFIESFSTPPRELILDFDAIVPATN; this is encoded by the coding sequence ATGACAAAATGTAATGTTTCGATTCCGGTCTTTCAAGGTCCGAAAAGCAGAAAAATTGAATTCAATTTCGCCGGTGGAGATATCAGCAGTGACGGCGGGTTGCTTTTTGTGAAAGAATTCGACCGCAAACCCGGTTTGACCCGGCGCGCCGGTAACCTGCTGGATTCTTTTGATATTCGACAGCCCGGAAAAGTTGAACATTCCTATCTGAGCATGCTTCGTCAACGAGTTTTTGGTTTGGTTGCCGGCCATGAAGATCTCAATGACCATCATGAATTGCGAACTGATCCGCTGATTCAAACTGTTGTCGGTCGTGATCGTCAACTCGCCACTCCAAGCACTTTATGTCGATTCGAAAATGGAATCGATCGTCGTGCTTGCGTAGATTTGAGCCGATTGTTTGTCGAATTCTTTATCGAAAGTTTCTCCACGCCGCCTCGAGAATTGATTCTTGATTTCGATGCTATTGTACCGGCAACTAACTAA